The Acetobacter sp. DNA window GTCGTCGCCGCGACGTCTGAGCCCGGGCGCGTCGTCACCAACGGGATGAGCCAGTATTCCCGCGCCGAGCGAAACGCCAATGCCGGTATTGTCGTCGAACTGCGGCCCGGTGTGGATTATCCCGACGACCCGCTGGCGGGTGTGGCGTTCCAGCGGCACTGGGAAAGTCAGGCCTTTATCGCGGGTGGTGGTGATTACAGGGCGCCGGGTCAGCGGGTGGAGGATTTTCTGGCGGGACGCCCTTCAACCGATCTTGGAACTGTCACGCCGTCCTATCGTCCCGGCGTGACGCCGACGAATCTTGAGCGCTGTCTGCCCGATTTCGTCTGTGCGGCCATCCGTGAGGCTCTGCCGGTCTTTGCCCGCAAGCTGTCCAGCTTTGCGCTGGGAGATGCGGTGATGACGGGTGTGGAGACGCGGACATCTTCACCCTTGCAGATTCCACGCAAGGATGACGGGGAAAGTCTCAACACGTCCGGACTGTATCCGGCCGGAGAAGGGGCGGGCTATGCAGGCGGCATCATGTCGGCCGCCATGGACGGCATTCGCATAGCGGAAGCCGTGGCGCTGGCGATGGCAGGGCGTCATGCCAGTGGATTGCTGCGTGGAAAATCCGACAGTCTTGTCTGAACGGACTGTCGGGCTTGCGAAATGACCGGGTTTGGTCTGTTGTGACGGGAAATCAGCCGGAGTCATAACCGGCGAAAAGGGAGCCGCCCATGCGTGCCGTTGGCTATCAGAAATCCTTACCGGTGACAGACGAGAACGCGCTCGTTGATATCGAGCTTCCGGACCCCGTCGCCACGGGACACGACCTGCTGGTCGAAGTGAAGGCTGTTTCCGTCAATCCGGTCGATACCAAGGTGCGGATGCGGGCCGAACCGCCTCCCGGTGAATGGAAGGTGCTGGGGTGGGATGCGGCGGGCATCGTCCGGGCGGTTGGTCCGGAGGTGAAGCGTTTCCGTCCCGGTGATGAGGTCTGGTATGCCGGAGCCGTCACGCGGCAGGGCTGCAACAGCGAACTGCATCTTGTTGACGAGCGGATTGTCGGCAAGAAGCCGCGTTCTCTGGGGTGGGCCGAGGCGGCCGCCATGCCGCTGACGGCCATCACGGCATGGGAAATGCTGTTCGATCGTCTTGATATCACACGTCCCATTCCCGGCGTGCCACAGGCGCTGCTCATTATCGGAGCAGGCGGCGGAGTGGGGTCCATGGCGGTTCAGTTGGCCCGTCGTCCGGGTAACGTGACGGTGATCGGCACGGCCTCGCGTCCGGAAACGGCGGAGTGGGCGAAATCGCTGGGTGCGGAATATGTACTCGACCACAGCAGGCCGCTTGCTCCCCAGATCGAGGCTCTTGGATTTGGTGGCCCGGGTTATGTCTTTTCCATCACTCAGACCGACAGGCATTTTGCGGATGTGGTGAAACTGATCGCGCCTCAGGGACGGTTCGGTCTGATTGATGATCCGCCGTCTCTCGACATCATGCCGTTCAAGGCCAAAAGCGTGTCGGCCCACTGGGAGCTGATGTTCACACGTTCGACTTTCCAGACGGCGGATATGGTCCGTCAGGCTGAAATTCTGGAAGAAGTGTCCAACCTTGTGGATGCGGGCGTGCTCAGGACGACTCTGAGCGACGTGGCCGGGCCGATCAACGCTGCCAATCTGCGTCACGCGCATGCCTTGCTGGAGAGTGGTAAGGCGAAGGGCAAGATCGTTCTGGAAGGTTTCGGGGCGTAAGGCCGTTTCGTGCGATCGGGGTCTTCTGGCGCGATAATCTTTGCAAAAACGCTGTTTTGCTATAGGAGCGGCGTTAATCATTTTCTGGAATACGGCAAGAGACTGTTCAATGATGGAAGAAGAGAGAATGTCAGTTGAGCAGTCACTGCGTATTGCTGTTCTGGTCCCTTGTTATAATGAAGAAGTAACGATCGGCACTGTTGTCCGTGACTTTCGTAATGCTCTCCCGTTTGCAACGATTTATGTCTATGACAATAATTCGACTGACCGGACGCAGGAAATCGCACGCGCTGAAGGCGCTGTCGTCCGTCGGGAACTGATGCAGGGCAAGGGCAATGTCATACGCCGCATGTTCGCAGACATTGACGCCGATTATTACATTCTGGTCGACGGCGATGCCACTTATGAGGCGGATGCCGCCCCGCAGATGCTGAGCGAAGCCGTTGAGAATAATTTCGACATGGTGACCGGTCAGAGAATAACGGACCGCAAGGCGGCCTATCGTCCGGGTCACGTTCTGGGCAACAAGGTTCTGACATCGCTGGTTCACCATTTTTTCGGTCGGGCGACGGATGACATGCTGTCCGGCTACCGCGTGTTTTCCCGTCGTTTCGTGAAATCCTTCCCCGCCGCATCAGCGGGGTTCGAGACGGAAACCGAATTTACAGTTCATGCTCTCCAACTGAGTATGCCGATTGGTGAAGTCCCAACCCGGTATATTGAACGTCCTGAGGGCTCGGCATCGAAACTGAATACCTGGAAAGATGGTGTCCGCATTCTCACCACCATCATCCAGCTTGTAAAGCAGGAACGCCCCCTTCTGTTTTTCTCTCTGATTGCGGCGTTTTTTGCTTTGTCTGGCGTGCTGTTCGGTATTCCAGTCATTACTGATTATATGCGGACTGGTCTGGTCCCAAGGCTGCCGACGGCCGTTCTGGCGACAGGATGTGAAATCGTCGCGGCTCTATCACTGGCCTGCGGCCTTATTCTTGATAGTGTAGCGGTTGGACGTCTGGAAGTGAGGCGGTTATTTTATTTATCGTGTACAAAATAAAATGAATGAAAATAAGAGAATAGTCTGCACGACGTTCGTTTGTGAGATCGACAGTCTGTTGATTGCGATTTCCAAGATTTTTCTAAGTATCTAATTAATGGAATGTGTCGTGAAAAAGATTCTAAAGCATTTTAATCAAATGTACCTTGGTTTATCTGTTCTGATTTTATTGCCGGTAGTTGTGCATTTTCTGGATATTTTAGGGATAAGGTCATCTGATCCTCTGTATATTTATTTTAATTTTGGCAGCAAGGTATCGTCTTACCTTGATGGGAGTCCTGGGTGGGTCGATCCTAATGCGGGTGCGACCACACAGGCATTAGGAACGCTTGCTGCCCGACAATGGCTTTCCGGACATATTCCTTGGTGGGACAGTTATTCAGGTATGGGATTCCCGCTTGCGGCGGAAATGCAAAATTCTGCATTGTTTTTTCCATTTATACTATTGTTGCATTTTGCAAATGGTCTTTTGTACCTAAAAATCGCTTTGCAGATTTTTTCAGGTCTGGCGTCTTACGCCTTGTTCCGTGAAATGCGGTTGTCGTCTTTAGCGGTGTTTTCCGGCTCTGTGCTTATGGAAATGTGCGGAACATATGCGTGGTTTGCTCACGGGCCGATCATGCCGCTTCCGTTTTTGCCGCTATTGTTATTGGGTGTTATAAAGTGCTGTCGTGATGATAAGAAGACGGCGCTCTCTGGTGTTTTGCTGGTATCGCTGGGGATAGCGGGATCCATTTTTGCCGGTTTTCCTGAAACGGCATACATGAACGGACTTTTTGCTTTATTGTTTGCTTTCTGGGGCGTTTTTTGCTTTTCCGGGAAAGCTTGGAAGTCAGTGAAGCATATTGTTTCCGGTGGGGCGATCGGCTTGCTTTTGAGCGCTCCGGCCTGGATACCGTTTATGGATCTTCTGCGTGTTGCGTTTCTTGGTCAGAATCAGGATTATCGGGACGCGCATTTCTTGTTTTCCAATTGGGGGCAGGCATTATTTCCTTATTTATTCGGACCGCCACTTTATAAAGTCTCAAATGGATCGGTCGATAATGTCAGCTTGTGGTGGCATACAGGTGGATATTCCGATATTGCTCTTTTGTTCACAGGATTATTGAGTCTTCTGTTTGCATTGAAATTTAACGTAAAATATAGAAAACTTAGGTTTTTTGTTGTTTCTTATTTAGTATTGAGTGTGTTGAAAGCAGTTGGATTCCTCCCGGTTAGCAGAGTTCTGGATTTAATACCCGGAATCAGACAGTGTATGTTTTATGTTTACATATCGTCTGGCTGGTGGTGTGCTCTTACTATTCTGTTTGTTCTTGTTTTGGATGATCTGAATACTATACCATATTTTGACCGTCTGAAATCTATTAAAATAGGGGCCATGTTAACCGGATTTTTTGGCATTACTTCTATTGTTGCGTCTTTTAGTCTTATAAAAAAAATGTATTTCATTGATGGATATTTTTTGTATCCAGCATTTTCTATTTTTTATGCTTTTTCTGTATTGTTTTTTCTGGTTTATGGTTTCGTTAAAGGGAAGAGGGGTTTTATTTCCGCCGTTATGGTTTTTAATACTGTTCTGCTTTTTTTCTATCCAACCTTATGTGGGGTGAAGATAACCCATGCGCCGGATGAGGCGCTGATATCAGTATTGAAAAATAGTACGCGCTCTGAAAGGGTAGTTGCAATTTCTGCATTCCCGCCCAATTACGGCGCTTTTTATGGCATTGCGACATTTAACTATAATTACCTTCCTCTGCCCGAAAATTTCGCGAAAGCTTTGGATGAAAATGTCTGTGCGGGCTATGATCCTACCGGGTTCTTTACAAGAGGATTTGGAATATTTTGCCGCGCTGAGCTGGATTCAGATGATTTTCATACGTGGGAAGGACGACATGCGCCGTCAACTCAGGAAGGGTTGAAATGGTTGTCCGGGCATAATGTGGGATATCTGCTCTATCCGAGAGATTATGATGTATGGAGAGATATTATTGGAACTCCCATCGGGCAAAATGGTTTCGTGTTTGAGCCACTCAATAAGACGCCCGTAGAAGGTGATATTGTTAATGACGAACTTGCAGGCTCCACAATTTTCAGGGTCGGCGTTGTACTGGGTACATATAAAGGCCAATCTAGTGGTCCGTGGCATGTCGTTCTATGCGATGAAAATCACTGCGTTACTGTTGATGGAAAGCTTGAAACTGTAAAAGACCTCGGGGTGACATGGCTGAATTTGTCGTCTCCATTTATTGTTTCGGATTCTTCCCGGAAAGTACATTATAAGATTTATGGTGACGAAATCGGCAACCCCGGTGTTGTCGCATTGTGGAAAGCGCAGAATGAAAAAAGCGGCATTTTGCCACTTGTTCTTCTTGGTCTGGATATAAAAAATCTTGAAAAATCAAAGGTATTTAATGACGAGAAATACTCTCTGAGTAAAATTTCCGATACCCAAGCTTATTTTTACTCCAATGACTGCCATATTGATTTTATGGATAGAAATAAATTCCATGCGCATTGCGATAAAGAATCTGATATTATCAGAAATGAGTTGTTTTATAAGAAATGGAAGGTGAGTCTGAATGGAAAAATAGAAACCGTCTTTCAAGAGAAAGATGGCTTCAGGCAGGTCATTCATGTTCCCGCTGGCGATGTCGATGCCTCTTTGTTTTATGAACCGGATCATCTGAAAATAATTTGTGTATTGTTCTTTTTCGGCATGATTGCTTTTGCTCTTGTGTTTTGCAGGGTCTGTCTGAGCCAAAGCAATTTTCGTAATATAAATATGCGTGTATCTAATCGGTAATGATCAGGCTCCAAGCTCTGTTGTACCGCCGGTACGGGAGAGCGAAAAAATGTCGAATTTTGCTTACACATGAGATTCTTTGTGTGTTGTCGTCTTCTTCGTTAGCTTGTTCGTAACTGTGGTGCTATTCGGAAAAGAAAAGCTCTTTAATCATAGTAAAGAGACGCATTGATGCTGTGATAAACTGGCATTGTTACGATTTTCTTGGTTTGTATGAAAGTTTCGGGAGTATTTATGAAATACGCCGCTCTGAACTGGACGTTTTCTCTCGCAAAAGTCTATTTCTTTTTTGCGTCCATCATGGTCGTGATCTGTGCCTTCATCACGCCGCCCGGTCAGACTCCTGATGAAAAACCGCATTTTGCTCGTGGTCTGTTGTTGTCAGAAGGAAAAATTGTCGGTCAGCGTCTGTCACCGATGATCAGTGGCGGTATGCTCCCTTCTAATTTTTCGCCTGGTTACACGGGTTTTGACAACCTTCCTTTCCAGCCAACCCGGCGAGCTTCGCCTGCTGCACTAGACGCCATCAGGGACGTGCACTGGAACAAGGAACTGTCTTTCGTCGGATTTCCCAATATCGTTATTTATGCGCCGTTCACATACATACCCAGCGCCGTGACGATCTGGGTGGCGCGACATACGCGGATGACTGTTCTCCAGACAAGCTACGCAGTCAGACTTGTAAACGGTTTCCTGACGGTTTTCCTTTGCACGGCTGGTATTGCCCTGGCGCGTCGTGGCGCCCTGTTTCTAGCCGTCATCGCGAGCATGCCCATGACAATGGCGCTCGCCGCATCCTGCTCTCAGGATGGCATTCTGATAGGCCTGTCTATCCTCACGGCGAGCATTCTGACCCGGTTCAATCGTTGGACTGACATCAGTTTACGAAACTGGATTTTGCTGAGTGTTCTCTTCGCTGTGCTGGCCGTGAGCAAGCCGCCTCTCCTGATGTGCGCCCTTATTCCGGTCGCTTTCATGTTCGACAGGAAAAAGCTTCTGGCTTTCCTGCCATTCGCGCTGGGGTTCATTTTTGTCGGGGTCTGGAGCAGGATTGGCATCAAACCAGTCAAGATACAGTTTCTTCCCGACGTAGGTGTGTCCGATAGCGGGCAGGTCCACTGGGTTCTGACGCATATCACTTCCATACCGGGTCTGGCGGTTCGCACGCTGGAGCAGAATGGCTATGGGTATGTGACGCAGTGGGTCGGTGTTCTGGGCTGGCTTGATACACCGCTGCCGCATTCTTTCTATCACCTTGCCTTCATAACGGTGCTGCTTGCGGTGGTTGTTTCCTTCTCTTCCTTTCGGAGCAGGGAAGTTGTGCTACCGACCAGACTGACATCGTTGCTGACGGTCCTGTCCACGCTCGCGGCCGCGGGTGTTGTGTTTCTGTCTCTTTATGTCATCTGGACAAAAGTAGGCGACCCGGTTGTTGACGGTGTGCAGGGGCGGTATTTCCTGCCGATCGTGCCGTTTCTGAGCCTTCTGTTTCCTCAGTTGAAACTGGGAGGACGTATCAGCCCTTATCTTCCGTTACATCAGGTGGCTGTGGTGGCAATCGCCGCTTACTGGTTTGTGGACGCGCTGACGATCGTTAACGTCCTGTCAGCCCGGTACTGGTGAGTCCAGTCATCAGTCATTGGGTGTCTTGGCGACATGGCGTGTGCTGATTGGTCAGCCAATGTGGCCAGAGCGGCATCCGTGATTCAGTCTGCACGGATACCGCTCTGAAGCAGCCGGAAACTCTGTCAAACAATGCGGAGATTCCGGCAGGTGTCTTGGTTCACTGGGCGGCTGGATAATCAGTATAGCCCTCTGCACCCTGCGAATACCAAGTCGCGACATTGTCCTTGTTCAGGGGCAGGTTGTCTTCAAGGCGGCGCACCAGATCCGGATTGGCGAGGAAAGGCCGACCGAAAGCAATCGCGTCCGCGACACCGGTCGCAACCGTTTCGATTGCTTCATCCCGTGTATAATCCTGATTCAGAACCAGCGGCTTTCTGAAGACTTCACGGATCTGGCCATGCAGCTTCGGCTGATCGGTCTTGCCGAATGTCCCATCGGGGCCGGGTTCGCGCAGTTCAAGGAACGCGATATCAAGATCGCTCAGAAGCTTTGCTGCGGGCACGAAAACCTGCTCCGGGTGACTGTCGATGCAGCCTTGCGTATCGCCATTGGGTGAGAGACGCACTGAGGTCCTGTCCGCACCGATCGTGGCGATCACCCGTTCCGTGACTTCACGCAGGAAACGAATACGGTTTTCCGGTGATCCACCATATTCGTCGGTGCGATGATTGGTGCCGTCACGCAGGAATTCGTCGATCAGATAACCGTTGGCCGCGTGAATCTGCACACCGTCGAAACCGGCGGCCAGAGCGTTGCGCGCTGCATTTTCGTAGTCGTTCAGGATGCGGGCGATGTCTTCTTTGGTGAGGGCGCGTGCTTCTTCAGGAGCCTGCTTTCCGTCATAGGTATGGATGGCGGCGGGCGCTGTCGTTGCTGAAGAGGATACGGGCTGCTGCCCTGTCACGCTCGAATGCACCATACGGCCCATGTGCCAGAGCTGGGTCACGATCTTTCCGCCCTTTGCATGGAC harbors:
- a CDS encoding zinc-binding alcohol dehydrogenase family protein, which produces MRAVGYQKSLPVTDENALVDIELPDPVATGHDLLVEVKAVSVNPVDTKVRMRAEPPPGEWKVLGWDAAGIVRAVGPEVKRFRPGDEVWYAGAVTRQGCNSELHLVDERIVGKKPRSLGWAEAAAMPLTAITAWEMLFDRLDITRPIPGVPQALLIIGAGGGVGSMAVQLARRPGNVTVIGTASRPETAEWAKSLGAEYVLDHSRPLAPQIEALGFGGPGYVFSITQTDRHFADVVKLIAPQGRFGLIDDPPSLDIMPFKAKSVSAHWELMFTRSTFQTADMVRQAEILEEVSNLVDAGVLRTTLSDVAGPINAANLRHAHALLESGKAKGKIVLEGFGA
- a CDS encoding glycosyltransferase family 2 protein: MMEEERMSVEQSLRIAVLVPCYNEEVTIGTVVRDFRNALPFATIYVYDNNSTDRTQEIARAEGAVVRRELMQGKGNVIRRMFADIDADYYILVDGDATYEADAAPQMLSEAVENNFDMVTGQRITDRKAAYRPGHVLGNKVLTSLVHHFFGRATDDMLSGYRVFSRRFVKSFPAASAGFETETEFTVHALQLSMPIGEVPTRYIERPEGSASKLNTWKDGVRILTTIIQLVKQERPLLFFSLIAAFFALSGVLFGIPVITDYMRTGLVPRLPTAVLATGCEIVAALSLACGLILDSVAVGRLEVRRLFYLSCTK
- a CDS encoding DUF2142 domain-containing protein produces the protein MKYAALNWTFSLAKVYFFFASIMVVICAFITPPGQTPDEKPHFARGLLLSEGKIVGQRLSPMISGGMLPSNFSPGYTGFDNLPFQPTRRASPAALDAIRDVHWNKELSFVGFPNIVIYAPFTYIPSAVTIWVARHTRMTVLQTSYAVRLVNGFLTVFLCTAGIALARRGALFLAVIASMPMTMALAASCSQDGILIGLSILTASILTRFNRWTDISLRNWILLSVLFAVLAVSKPPLLMCALIPVAFMFDRKKLLAFLPFALGFIFVGVWSRIGIKPVKIQFLPDVGVSDSGQVHWVLTHITSIPGLAVRTLEQNGYGYVTQWVGVLGWLDTPLPHSFYHLAFITVLLAVVVSFSSFRSREVVLPTRLTSLLTVLSTLAAAGVVFLSLYVIWTKVGDPVVDGVQGRYFLPIVPFLSLLFPQLKLGGRISPYLPLHQVAVVAIAAYWFVDALTIVNVLSARYW
- a CDS encoding alkene reductase, which gives rise to MPSLFEPIELGSIHAGNRVLMAPLTRARGTREHVPTPIMAEYYAQRADAGLIISEATGISREGLGWPYAPGLWSQEQVEAWKPITAAVHAKGGKIVTQLWHMGRMVHSSVTGQQPVSSSATTAPAAIHTYDGKQAPEEARALTKEDIARILNDYENAARNALAAGFDGVQIHAANGYLIDEFLRDGTNHRTDEYGGSPENRIRFLREVTERVIATIGADRTSVRLSPNGDTQGCIDSHPEQVFVPAAKLLSDLDIAFLELREPGPDGTFGKTDQPKLHGQIREVFRKPLVLNQDYTRDEAIETVATGVADAIAFGRPFLANPDLVRRLEDNLPLNKDNVATWYSQGAEGYTDYPAAQ